One window of the Labeo rohita strain BAU-BD-2019 chromosome 9, IGBB_LRoh.1.0, whole genome shotgun sequence genome contains the following:
- the LOC127171243 gene encoding C-X-C chemokine receptor type 1: MGVTMTDPNRSFHFDEFSEFYNEEFNYTDLQNLTDFVVDDKTLLCSSITMANAVNIGFSVFYVVIFLLAIPGNLIVGWVITSNRHTLSSSDVYLFNLMLADTLLALILPFSAVSVIHGWLFGDVACKLVSLVKEVNFYTSVLFLVCISVDRYMVIVRAMESKKTQRRLCSGVACGLVWVLGLVLSLPSFYNEAFFENVSQKTVCAERFEMNHADEWRLATRIMRHLLGFLFPLVVMLICYSITVARLLRTRGFQKQRAMKVIVAVVVAFLLCWTPFHVSTIVDTLLRAKVVQFSCFTRTSVDVAMFATHNLGLLHCCVNPVLYAFVGEKFRRRFIQMLHRKGVLERFSLSRSSRSSSRSSSLTSEATSSFL, encoded by the exons atgggagtTACGATGACTG ATCCAAACCGCTCTTTTCATTTTGACGAATTCAGTGAATTCTACAATGAAGAGTTCAACTACACGGATCTCCAGAACCTGACTGATTTTGTTGTGGATGATAAGACGTTGCTTTGCTCCTCTATCACAATGGCGAATGCCGTCAACATTGGATTCAGTGTCTTCTACGTGGTCATCTTTCTGCTGGCTATTCCTGGGAATCTGATCGTAGGCTGGGTCATCACCTCGAACCGACACACGCTTTCCTCCTCAGATGTCTACTTATTCAACCTGATGCTGGCCGACACGCTACTGGCTCTGATTTTGCCCTTTTCAGCAGTTTCCGTGATCCACGGTTGGTTGTTCGGTGACGTCGCGTGCAAGTTGGTTAGCCTGGTGAAGGAAGTGAACTTCTACACCAGCGTTTTGTTCCTGGTGTGCATCAGCGTGGATCGCTACATGGTTATTGTAAGAGCTATGGAGTCTAAAAAGACTCAGAGGAGATTGTGCAGCGGAGTCGCCTGCGGATTGGTGTGGGTTTTGGGATTGGTGCTATCCTTGCCTTCGTTCTACAACGAGGCGTTTTTTGAGAACGTTTCCCAGAAGACCGTTTGCGCAGAGCGCTTTGAGATGAATCACGCCGACGAGTGGCGACTGGCCACGCGAATCATGAGGCATCTACTCGGGTTCCTCTTCCCTCTGGTGGTCATGTTGATCTGCTACAGCATCACAGTGGCACGGCTCTTGCGTACACGTGGTTTCCAGAAACAGAGAGCCATGAAGGTCATCGTAGCTGTGGTTGTGGCCTTTCTTCTGTGCTGGACCCCTTTCCATGTTTCCACAATAGTTGACACCCTCCTGAGAGCCAAAGTGGTTCAGTTCAGCTGTTTCACACGGACATCGGTGGACGTCGCCATGTTCGCAACTCACAACCTTGGCCTTCTGCATTGCTGCGTGAACCCGGTGCTGTACGCCTTTGTGGGAGAGAAGTTCAGAAGAAGGTTTATACAGATGCTGCATAGAAAAGGAGTTCTGGAGCGGTTCTCCCTCTCCAGATCTAGCAGGTCTTCTTCTAGGTCTTCTTCTTTGACCTCAGAAGCCACTTCCAGCTTTCTGTGA
- the LOC127170499 gene encoding C-X-C chemokine receptor type 1 — protein sequence MEVTTPDYLYIDLVTPCPNNMQYMNSMVLVLVYIAVFCLSLTGNTVVIFVVFCMENRRTSTDVYLMHLAIADLSFSLTLPFWAAYFHSGHWMFGTVMCKLISGLQEATFFCCVFLLACISVDRYLAIVKATQYLNHKRHLVGIVCAVVWLCAIMLSIPVILHRDSFPHGDSDIHICHDNMTADSIDSWRVGLRIIHHTLGFFCPLAVMMFCYGFTMCTLCRTRNSQKQKAMRVIMSVVLVFIICWLPKNILELIDNLMRAGHVMETCGLRDRIDVALYITQALAFSHCAINPILYAFIGKKFRNQLLTSLFKKGLLGRDAVSKYRLGSVYSSGSTRQMSVTL from the coding sequence ATGGAAGTTACTACTCCAGATTACTTATACATTGATTTGGTGACTCCCTGCCCAAACAACATGCAGTATATGAACAGCATGGTTTTGGTCTTAGTCTATATCGCAGTCTTCTGTCTGAGCTTGACGGGCAACACAGTGGTGATCTTCGTGGTGTTTTGCATGGAGAACCGCAGGACGTCTACTGACGTTTACCTGATGCACCTGGCCATCGCCGACCTGTCCTTTTCTTTAACGCTCCCATTCTGGGCCGCCTACTTTCACTCCGGACATTGGATGTTTGGCACAGTTATGTGCAAGCTGATTTCAGGCTTGCAGGAAGCTACGTTTTTCTGCTGCGTCTTTCTGCTAGCATGCATTAGTGTTGATCGCTACCTGGCCATTGTAAAAGCAACCCAGTATCTCAACCATAAACGGCATCTGGTTGGTATAGTGTGTGCAGTGGTGTGGCTATGCGCCATTATGTTATCCATTCCAGTTATACTGCACCGTGATTCCTTCCCACATGGTGATTCAGATATTCACATATGCCATGACAATATGACCGCAGACAGCATCGACAGCTGGAGGGTGGGTCTGCGGATTATCCACCACACTTTGGGATTCTTCTGTCCATTAGCTGTTATGATGTTCTGCTACGGTTTCACCATGTGCACGCTTTGCCGCACACGAAACAGCCAAAAGCAGAAGGCCATGCGGGTTATCATGTCTGTTGTGTTGGTTTTTATCATCTGCTGGCTGCCCAAGAACATCCTAGAGTTAATAGACAACCTGATGCGAGCCGGCCATGTGATGGAAACGTGTGGACTGAGGGACAGGATCGACGTGGCCTTGTACATCACCCAGGCGTTGGCTTTCTCCCACTGTGCGATAAACCCCATCTTGTACGCCTTCATCGGGAAGAAATTCCGCAATCAGCTCCTGACGTCCCTCTTTAAGAAAGGCCTGTTGGGGAGAGACGCAGTGTCGAAATATCGATTGGGATCTGTCTATAGCTCTGGAAGCACTAGGCAGATGTCAGTGACTCTGTGA